The Flavobacterium sp. M31R6 nucleotide sequence GGCTGCTACGCTTAAAATGGATCAGTTAGCCAAAATATTCAGAAGAAACAGAATGAACGAAGGTGCTATTTCTTTTGATAAAGTAGAAGTAAAATTTAACCTTGATGCTGAAGGAGAACCGGAAGGCGTTTATTTTAAAGTTTCGAAAGATGCCAATCATTTGATCGAAGAATTTATGCTTTTGGCAAATAGAAAAGTGGCGGAATACATTGGTAAACAAAAGAAAACGTTTATCTATAGAATTCACGATGAGCCAAATGAAGATAAATTAATAGCGATGCAAAATCTTATCGCTAAGTTTGGTTATAAAATTGATTTTAGAAACAAAGGAGATATTTCGAAATCATTGAACGCATTGATGGAAGAGGTGAATGGTAAAAAAGAACAAAATTTAATTGATACTCTAGCTATTCGATCCATGAGCAAAGCTAAATATTCTACAGATAATATTGGTCATTACGGATTAGCTTTTGATTATTATTCTCATTTTACATCGCCTATTCGTCGTTATCCGGATGTTATGGTGCACCGATTGTTGCAGTACTATTTGGATGGGGGTAAATCAGTCGATGAAGATACATATGAGGCTAAATGTTTGCATTCATCTACAATGGAAGGTTTAGCAACTAATGCCGAAAGAGATTCCATAAAATACATGCAGGTTAAATACATGCAAAACCATAACGATCAGGAATTCCTTGGTGTTATTTCTGGAGTTACCGAATGGGGAATTTATGTTGAAATTATAGAGAATAAGTGTGAAGGTATGGTGAGAACCCGAGATATAAAAGAGGATTATTATACTTTTGATGAAAAACAATATGCTTTAGTGGGCGCCAATTCTGATCGATTATTGCAATTGGGTGATGAAATTTATGTAAAAGTAAAAAATGCCGATTTAGTTAAAAAACAATTGGATTTCAATTTTATAAGAAGGAATGAATAATGTTATTTTTAGATAGTGATATTAATAATTAAATTTTATTAAAATGAAAAGAATAATTTTTGTATTTTTTGTATTTCTAGTTCAATTTACTTTTGCACAAACCACAATAGTTCTCAAGGATTTTGATGATGTAAAAGTGTTTGATAAATTAAGTGTTACTCTAATAGCTTCCAATGAAACGAAGGCCATAATTACAGGACCTGAACAAAGTAAAGTGGAAATTGTTAATAAAAATGGACTTTTGAAAATAAGAATGCCATTAACAAAATTGATGACAGGAGATGAAGCAAAAGTGACATTATATTTCAAAAAAATTCAAAGTATAGATGCCAATGAAGGTAGTACGGTAACATGTGCTGATGCTTTTAAGCAAACAACCTTTGATTTAGGCACTCAGGAAGGTGCTAAGATTACAGTTGTATTAGATGTGGATAAAACAACTATTAAAGCCTTTTCAGGAGGAATTGTTACAGTAACGGGTAAAGCAGTCACTCAATCGGTTTCTGTTAATTCAGGAGGTATTTTTAATGGTAAAGAGTTAGAAACTTCCCAAACAACCGTAAGTATATTTGCTGGTGGAAGTGCCGATGTAAATGCAACTACTCTTGTTGACGCTAAAGTAAAAACTGGAGGTACTATTTTTATTTATGGTAAACCAAAAGAAATAAAGCAAGAAACAGTTATGGGTGGAACTATTGTTCAGAAATAATAAATAATTTTTAAAGTCATTTTTTAATGATAAACGATATTTTAACGGGGATTCCATGGGGAGTTCTCTTGAGTTTTATGATTGGCCCTGTGTTTTTTATTTTACTTGAAACAAGTATAATTAAAGGATTTAGAGCTGCTTTGGTTTTTGATTTAGGTGTTGTTTTAGGGGATGTTTTTTTTATAACAATTGCTTATTTAGGTAGTTATAGATTAATTCAAAGTTTAAATGATAATTCTTCCTTGTTCATTTTTGGAGGTTTTATTATGATGGCTTATGGCTTTATTTCTTTCTTAGGAACTAAAAAAGAAAAGAAAGTGAATACAAAATCAATTGATAATGAGATTATAAAAAAGAACTATCTGGGTCTTTTTTTTAAAGGTTTTTTTCTGAACATCATTAACATTGGTGTACTAGGTTTTTGGTTAGCGGTTATTATTTCGGTTGGACCAAAATTAGAAATGGAAACCTCAAGAGTACTTACATTTTTTATCTCAGTAATTATTACTTATTTAAGTATTGATTGCATTAAAATAGCCTTGGCTAAGCAATTGAAACACAAAATGACTCCAACCAATATTTACAAAATAAAAAGAGGAATTAGTGTTGTCTTGATGATTTTTGGAATAGTTTTAATCTTTCAAGGATGGTTTCCAAAAGAAAAGCAAATGGTAAAAAATGCTTTTGAAAAAATAGACAAGTAAATTTTTATCAAAATATTTAAGCAAAAGGGACTATTATTAGTCTCTTTTTTTTACTTCATTTTTTTTTAAATGATTATAAAAAAAAACAGCTAAAATTGCTTTAGAAGTCTAGACACATCGTCCGGATTCGAAGTACATCTTTATCTAATTTTTTCTAAAAATTAAACATAAAAAAAACCTCTAAATTGCTTTAGAGGTTTTAGAGGCATCGTCCGGATTCGAACCGGAGTAGGAGCTTTTGCAGAGCCCAGCCTAGCCGCTCGGCCACGACGCCATTCTTGAACGGATGGCAAAAGTAACTTAAAATTTTAAAGTTTAAAAGTTTAAAGTTAACTTTTTTCTATTTTTATACTAATTGCTATAATTTGAAATAACGCTCTTCTTCCATTTCTATGGTAACCGCTTCTACATCACCACCAATAGGAGGATTTATTTTTGAAACTCCCACTTTTATTTTTGAAATGGTTTCCAGTTCTGCCAAGGCTCTATCTATAATTCTTTTGGCAACATGCTCCAATAAATTGGAACGAATAGCCATTTCCTCAACCACAATCTTGTTTAAATGTACATAATCTACCGTATCTTTCAAGTTATCGGACTCCGAAGAATGCTTCAAATTTGTTTTTATTTCCAAATCGACACTGTAGTCTGAACCTATCTTTCCTTCTTCTATTAAACAACCGTGGTACGAAAAAGTGCGGATGTTTTTTAATCTTATTGTTCCCATTTTAATTCAGTTTAAAGTTTCAGATTTCAGGTTTAACGGTTGTTAAGTAACTTTAAACCTTAAACCTTAAACCTTTTTTTTATCTTTGCTAAAATAATTATAAAAAATGGCATCAGAAGAGAAATCACTTCATTTTATTGAACAAATTATAGAAGACAGTTTAACAAACGGTTTTCCTCAAGATAAATTACGCTTTCGTTTTCCACCAGAACCTAATGGATATTTGCATATTGGTCACGCCAAATCTATTTGTCTTAATTTTGGTTTAGGCTTAAAATACAATGCGCCAGTAAACTTACGTTTTGATGATACCAATCCAGCCAAGGAAGAGCAGGAGTATGTGGATGCTATCAAAGAAGATTTAAAATGGTTGGGATTTAATTGGTCTGAAGAATTATATTCATCTGATTATTTCCAACAATTATACGAATGGGCTGTTGCTATGATTAAAAATGGTAAAGCCTATGTTGACAGCCAGTCTTCTGAAGATATGGCAATTCAAAAAGGTACACCTACTCAACCAGGTGTTGATGGTCCTTATAGAAACCGTTCTATTGAAGAAAATTTAACTCTTTTTGAAGGAATGAAAAATGGTGATTTCCCTGAAGGAAGTCATGTTTTGAGAGCTAAAATTGATATGGCTTCGTCAAATATGTTAATGCGTGATCCATTGATGTACAGAATTTTACATCGTCATCATCACCGTACTGGAAATGATTGGAATATTTACCCAATGTATGATTATGCGCATGGTGAAAGTGATTACATCGAGCAAATTTCGCACTCAATTTGCACCTTGGAATTTGTGATGCACCGAGAATTATACGATTGGTTTTTGGATCAAATTTATGATGAAAATGAAGTACGTCCGCATCAATATGAGTTTGCTCGTTTGAACTTGAACTATACCGTTATGAGTAAGCGAAAGCTCTTGCAATTGGTACAGGAAAATATTGTAAATGGTTGGGATGATCCTAGAATGCCTACTATTTCAGGTTTAAGAAGACGCGGTTATACTGCTGCTGCAATTCGTAAATTTTGTGATGTGATTGGAGTTGCAAAACGTGAAAATATTATTGATGTTTCACTTTTGGATTTCTGTTTACGTGAAGATTTAAACAAAACTGCTCCAAGAGTTATGGCTGTTTTAGATCCTGTTAAAGTAGTTATTACCAATTATCCAGAAGGCGTAGAGGAGTGGCTTGAAGCAGAAAATAATCAAGAAGATGAATCGGCAGGCTATAGAAAAGTTCCTTTTTCTCGTGAATTGTATATAGAAAGAGATGATTTCCTTGAAGTGGCTCCAGCTAAGTTTTTCCGTTTGAGTTTAGGAAATGAAGTTCGACTTAAAAATGGTTATATAATTAAAGGAGAAAGTGTTACAAAAGATGCAAACGGTACTATTACTGAGATTCAAGTAACTTATGATGAAGATTCCAGAAGTGGAAGTGGGAGCGAAGCTAGTCAAAGAAAAGTGGCAGGAACCTTGCATTGGGTTGCTGTAAAAACTGCTGTAGAAGCTGAAGTTCGTATGTACGATCGTTTGTTTATAGACGAAGCTCCAGACAGTCATAAAGAGAAAAGTTTCTTGGAATTTATGAACACTTCTTCATTGCAAATCGTAAAAGGTTTTGTTGAACCAAGTTTATCAGATGCTAAAATTGGTGACCATTTTCAGTTCCAACGTTTGGGTTATTTCGTTGTTGATAAAGATGCAACTGACTCAAAATTAGTGTTTAACAAAACAGTTGGACTTAAAGATGCTTGGGAAGAAAAGGACAAAAAAGAAGCAAATTTGTTGATGAACACACAAAAAGAGATCAATAAATATGTAAAAGAAAAAGATGATAATAATGCTTCTGTTCTTTTAAATGCAATTGTTGATAACATCAAATCTATTGACAATTTTAGTTTACTTTGTCAAACGGTGGTCAAAAATGTGAAGAATGACAATAATTCTTTATTGTTTGCCAATTTGCTTTTACATTTTTCCGATAAAGTAAAAGCTAATGATATTGATTTAGAAATCGTGCACAAATTATATACGATGTCTTTGAAAAGTCAATTAGCAACTGTACGTATTTTTGTATTATTAAATCTAAAAAGGGATTTAGTTAATAATTTAGTTTTTGAAACTCAAATTGCTGAATTAAGAAATATTGAAAAAAATGAAAAAGTATTAGAAGTACTTAATTCAATTTAAATTTAACATATAGTTTTTATCAATCAAAAGTGCTTTTTATAAAGCACTTTTTTATTATATAAAATATTGATTGTTTTTAAATATTTTATAAATATTATTGATAAAAATCAACATCCATAAATTAAATTTAAGAGTGTTTTAGATTTTAGGGATATCAATTTATATTTTTAAATTTTTTATTCTTTAGAAGTTGTTATTTTAGTTTTTTATAAAAACAGCTCTTTTTTCCTTCATCAATCATATTTTCCTTCGTTGTTTTATAAAAAATTAGCTTTTTTAAAGTATAAATTTTTACTATTAAAATTTAACAGTAATAATATTAAACTATTATTTATTTTAAGTATTAATAAATAAATATTAATAGTTTATATTTATTGAAATTGACTTTTTTATCTTCTTTTTAAAACAATTTTATTTTATTTACATGTAAATATATAATTTTTAATTTTTAGTTTAAACAGGGGCTTAATTTTGGATTTTTGAGCAGTAATTTGCACTTTAACGGCTTGTTAACATAAGTTTGTTGATAAAGTTGTAATTTTATGAGTAGTAATCTTTAAATTTAATTAAAATGTCAAATAATACTGGAAATACAATTGTAGCTATTTTGGTTGGTGCAGCTATAGGCGCAGGTGTTGGAATTTTGTTTGCACCAGATAAAGGATCCAAAACTAGAGAAAAACTTAAAGATGGTTTTGATGATGCCAAACACAATCTTCAGGATAAATATCATGAGGTATCTGAAAAATTAGTTGGAAAGGCAAAGGAATTAATAGGCAAAGATGATATTGATGGTAATTATCAAAATATAGTTTCTTCATTAAGTCATAAGACTGAGGATGTTATTTCATTTTTAGAGAATAAATTAGCAGAACTTAAATTAAAAAATGCTAAATTTCAGAAATAAAATCAAGCATATATGGCTTTTGATAAAATAAAAAAAAACTCCGAGAATATTCAGGAACAAGCGCAGGCTTATTTTGAGAGTACAGCTTCCTATTATAAATTGTGGGGTTTTAAGGTTGCAATGAAATCTACCACAATGATTTTGAAGTTTACTTTGATTTTATTGTGTTTTAGTATGGTTTTGTTATTTGGCTCTTTAGCTGCCGCTCTTGCGATTGGCACTTATTTTGACAGTTATGCTATTGGATTTCTTATTGTTGGAGCATTTTATTTGATTATCACTTTCCTTTTATTTTTAATTAAGGAAAAAGTAATTGAAGGACCAATTTTAGAAAAATTTTCAGAAATCTTTTTTAACGATTAATTATGGAGACAAAAAAATACTCATCATATGCAGCAATTGATCGTGATCTTGAAATCTTAAAATTAGAAAAAGAAATTAGTTATCAAAAATTAGTTTTAAGCATTCAAAGAACTAAAGATGAAATAACACCAGAAAATATAGTTAGTGGTTTTTTGGCACCATACAAAGAAGCGATTCCAAATCAATTGCTTTCAATAATTAAAGCAGTGGTTCCATACATTATCAGTTATTTTATAAATAGAAAAAGAGGCGATTAAGCCTCTTTTTTATTGTAAAACATTTTCTTTTATGCTGGTTCTGTTGGCTCTGAAGTATCAGATGGGTTATAGTCAATAGCAGTATTATCTGTTTTTTTGACTCTTTTTGGTTGTTTTTTCATTTCTTCTCCAATAATATTTGAAGCAGTAAAACTGGTAACCATACTGTTTAGCATATCACTGGCTGCTTGCGGAGAGTTTGGTAATAATATCAAGTTTGAATTTGTATCAGCACCAATGGCTTGCAAAGTATCATAATGTTGAGTGATTACAATTAAGGCAGATGCTTCTTGTGAATTAATCCCAACATTATTTAAAACTTCTACACTTTCCACTAATCCACGAGCTATTTCTCGTCGTTGATCTGCAATACCTTGACCTTGTAGTTTTTTACTTTCTGCTTCTGCTTTAGCTTTAGCTACAATTCTGATTCTCTGAGCTTCAGATTCAAACATGGCTGCTGTTTTTTCTCTATCTGCAGCATTAATTCTGTTCATCGCATTTTTCACTTGAATATCTGGGTCAATATCAGTAACCAATGTATTGATAATATCATAGCCGTAAGTCAACATTGCTTCATTTAGTTCGCGTTTTACACCTATTGCAATATCATCTTTTCTTTCGAATACATCATCTAAAATTAGTTTTGGAACTTCGGCACGGACAACGTCAAATACATAAGCTGTAATCTGATCGTGAGGATATTCTAATTTGTAAAATGCATTATAGACATGTTCTTGAATTACTTTAAACTGTACTGAAACTTTCATTTTGATGAAAACGTTGTCTTTGGTTTTTGTTTCAATCAAAACATCCAATTGTTGTATTCTCAAATTTACGCGACCGGCAATTCTGTCTATCAGCGGAATTTTAAATTGCAATCCCGAATTTCTTACGCTCAGGAATTTACCAAAACGTTCTATTATAATACTCGTTTGCTGTTTCACTGTAAAAAACGAGGAAAGAAAAATAATCAAGCCGAAGATGATTATAAAAATAAAGGTAATGTTCATGGTTAAAGTTTTTAAGTTCGTGTATGTTATACGTAGGAATATCTTTTAAGTTACAAAAGTTAAGTTGTGCAATTTTATTTAATAATCTATGATTCATATTTTGTTAACAACTATGAATTACTATAACTGTATTTTTGGTAACTTATAGATAACCTACTTTAAATGAAACATTTTTACTTTTTATTATTTTTTATTAGTATGAATTCCTTTTCTATGGAATCTTTTCAAAGTTTTATTCTTACTAATAGTGGATCTAAGATTGCGATCAAAACAAATTTTTTTCGAATTGACTATATTGAAAAAACAGTTTTTTATAAACTTGAAAACTCTGAAATTGAAAAAAAAATAAGCTTTAAAGATTTTGATTATGTTCTTATTGGGAAGAATAAATTTAAAACGTTTAAATTAAATAATTCAAAAGAGATAAATGGTTATTTTGTGTTATCAGAGAGTGCTTCTAAACTACTCATTCTTTCATCTACATCATCGGATGATGAGGAAAGTAGTCTTGTGAATTATATTTTTTATATAATAGATTTAAACGGCAATATATTGGAAAGTCTTCGATTTGATAATCTTAAGAAGCCTAAATCTGTTTCTGTGCGAGGTGATATTTTTTCAAAAATTCAATTTTATTTTAAAGATTGTAACTTGTTGATGGATAGAATTTCTTCATATGATAATACATCTTTTGAGAATTCTAATCTGGATATTTTAGAGTTTTTTAATTCACCTGTCTATATTGAATGTCTTAAATAAAAAAGCTCCCAAATTGGGAGCTTTTTGTTTTATAATGTTGTTATTGCAGTTTGTAACCTTGAAATCGTTTCTTGTTTTCCAATGACTTCAACAATATCGAATAGGTGAGGGCCTTTAAGTGCTCCGACCAAACTCAATCGGAACGGTTGCATTACTTTGCCCATTCCAATTTCGTTTTTGGTCATCCAATCTTTAACGATTGTTTCAATATTTAGAGAAGTAAAATCACTTATTTCTTCGATTACCGATATCAATTCTTGCATTAAAGCCGGAGTTTCAGCTTTCCAATTTTTGCTTGCTTTCTCGTCATAACTTGTTGGTGCGATAAAAAAGAAATCACTCATTTCCCAAAATTCTGAAACAAAGTGTGCTCTATCTTTAACCAACGAAACAATTTTTGTCATTTCGATTAAGGAAAAATATCTGTTTAGATTCTTTAATTCAACAATTTTAGAGAATTCCTCAGCTAAAACAGTATCTTCTTTTTTCATCAAATACTGATGATTGAACCATTTGTTTTTTTCTGGGTCAAATTTTGCTCCTGATTTATGGACTCTTTTTAAATCGAAAGCTTCCGTTAATTCTTCCAAAGTAAAAAGTTCTTTGTCGGTTCCGTCATTCCATCCCAATAAAGCTAAGAAGTTTATTACTGTTTCTGGGAAAAAACCTTTCTCTCTGTACCCTGATGAAAGACCTTCTTCGGTTTTCCATTCTAATGGGAATACTGGAAATCCCATTTTATCTCCGTCACGTTTAGATAATTTACCGTTTCCAATTGGTTTTAGAATCAATGGTAAATGTGCAAATTCTGGGGCATCCCAACCAAATGCACGATATAACATTACGTGTAACGGCATAGAAGGCAACCATTCTTCTCCACGAATAACGTGTGAAGTCTCCATTAAATGATCATCTACAATATTAGCCAAATGATAGGTAGGCATTCCATCACTTTTGAATAGCACTTTATCATCCAAAAGATTCGTATCAAATTTTACATCTCCACGAATGATATCCTGCAAATTCAATGTTTCATTTATCGGAGTTTTAAAACGGATAACATAATCTTCATTATTAGCAATTCTTTTAGCTGTTTCTTCTTTAGTAATTACCAATGAAGTGTCTAATTTTTCACGATTATGATGGTTGTAAATGAATGTTTTGCCTTCTGCTTCGTGTTGTTTTCTATGGGCATCCAATGCTTCAGCTGTGTCAAATGCATAATAGGCATTACCTGATTCTATTAATAAATCAGCATATTGTTTGTAAAGTGGCTTTCTTTCACTTTGTCTGTATGGTCCAAATTTTTCATTTTTTCCAACAGTTTCTGAGGGTGCTATTCCTAACCATTCCAAGGCTTCCATTATATATTCTTCTGCACCTGGAACAAATCTATTTTGGTCGGTATCTTCTATTCTTAAATAGAAAGTTCCTCCATTTTTTTTAGCAAACAAATAATTAAATAAAGCGGTACGTACTCCGCCAATATGTAAAGGTCCTGTTGGACTTGGTGCAAAACGCACACGAACTGGTTTAGACATTATTGTAAATTTTTTGCAAATATACAATTTCAATTTGTCGTTTGTTATCTGTAATTAGTGTTTCTTCAACACGTTAATATTATGTTTTATTTACCTTTTAGTAAGCATTAAAATTATTACTTTTATTGGTTATTAAATTAATACGGCAATTTTGGAAAAGTCAAATTCGATACATCAAAAGTTAGAAGCTTTTATAAAGAAGTATTATACAAATGAATTAATTCGCGGCATTATATTTTTTATTGGTCTTGGATTAATCTATTTCCTTTTTACACTCTTTATTGAGTATTTCCTTTGGTTAAAACCACAAGGCAGAACCTTTTTGTTTTGGTTTTTTATCACTGTTGAAGCCATTTTATTGTTTCGTTTTATTTTATTTCCAATATTTAAAATATTAAAATTTCAAAAGGGAATCGATTATACACAAGCTTCGGTCATCATTGGAAGTCATTTTTCGGAAGTAAATGATACGCTAACGAATTATTTACAGCTTTCCAAGTCGGATATTTCTGCTTACAATTCAGAATTGTTATTGGCTTCTATCGAACAAAAAGCAAACTCTTTGCGTCCAATTCCTTTTGGAAAGGCAATTGATTTTAGCACCAACAGTAAATATTTGCCTTTGGCTATTTTACCGATTCTGTTTTTATTGTTCTTTTTTCTTTCTGGTAATAGTCGAATAATTTCTCAAAGTTTGAATAGGGTAGTGCACTTTAATTCGACATTTGCTCCGCCAGCTCCTTTTAAATTCACAGTTTTAAATTCAAATTTGGTTACAGAACAAGGCAAAGATTTTGTTTTACAAATCAAGTCGGTCGGTGCTGTAGTTCCCGAAAATGTTATGATTTTTATAGGTGATGAAAGTTATTATCTTGAAACCATTCATCCAGGAGAATTTCAATTTAAAATTGCCAAACCAATTACCAATGTTTCTTTCCATTTGGGAGCGAATGCTGTTGTTTCACCAGATTATGAATTAAAAGTGATTGCCGTTCCTACTATTTCAAATTTTGAAATGAAGTTTGTTTATCCAAGTTATCTCAATTTAAAAAGCACTATTGTAAAAGGAACAGGGAATGGTATTATACCTGAAGGAACTCAAGTTACTTGGGTTATGAATACAAATGCTACACAAAATGTGGTCTGGAAAAACGATTTACTGGCTTTTCCATTTGCTAAGTCTGATAATACATTTAATTTGACTAAAAATATAGTT carries:
- a CDS encoding head GIN domain-containing protein, encoding MKRIIFVFFVFLVQFTFAQTTIVLKDFDDVKVFDKLSVTLIASNETKAIITGPEQSKVEIVNKNGLLKIRMPLTKLMTGDEAKVTLYFKKIQSIDANEGSTVTCADAFKQTTFDLGTQEGAKITVVLDVDKTTIKAFSGGIVTVTGKAVTQSVSVNSGGIFNGKELETSQTTVSIFAGGSADVNATTLVDAKVKTGGTIFIYGKPKEIKQETVMGGTIVQK
- a CDS encoding LysE family translocator produces the protein MINDILTGIPWGVLLSFMIGPVFFILLETSIIKGFRAALVFDLGVVLGDVFFITIAYLGSYRLIQSLNDNSSLFIFGGFIMMAYGFISFLGTKKEKKVNTKSIDNEIIKKNYLGLFFKGFFLNIINIGVLGFWLAVIISVGPKLEMETSRVLTFFISVIITYLSIDCIKIALAKQLKHKMTPTNIYKIKRGISVVLMIFGIVLIFQGWFPKEKQMVKNAFEKIDK
- the folB gene encoding dihydroneopterin aldolase translates to MGTIRLKNIRTFSYHGCLIEEGKIGSDYSVDLEIKTNLKHSSESDNLKDTVDYVHLNKIVVEEMAIRSNLLEHVAKRIIDRALAELETISKIKVGVSKINPPIGGDVEAVTIEMEEERYFKL
- a CDS encoding glutamine--tRNA ligase/YqeY domain fusion protein; translated protein: MASEEKSLHFIEQIIEDSLTNGFPQDKLRFRFPPEPNGYLHIGHAKSICLNFGLGLKYNAPVNLRFDDTNPAKEEQEYVDAIKEDLKWLGFNWSEELYSSDYFQQLYEWAVAMIKNGKAYVDSQSSEDMAIQKGTPTQPGVDGPYRNRSIEENLTLFEGMKNGDFPEGSHVLRAKIDMASSNMLMRDPLMYRILHRHHHRTGNDWNIYPMYDYAHGESDYIEQISHSICTLEFVMHRELYDWFLDQIYDENEVRPHQYEFARLNLNYTVMSKRKLLQLVQENIVNGWDDPRMPTISGLRRRGYTAAAIRKFCDVIGVAKRENIIDVSLLDFCLREDLNKTAPRVMAVLDPVKVVITNYPEGVEEWLEAENNQEDESAGYRKVPFSRELYIERDDFLEVAPAKFFRLSLGNEVRLKNGYIIKGESVTKDANGTITEIQVTYDEDSRSGSGSEASQRKVAGTLHWVAVKTAVEAEVRMYDRLFIDEAPDSHKEKSFLEFMNTSSLQIVKGFVEPSLSDAKIGDHFQFQRLGYFVVDKDATDSKLVFNKTVGLKDAWEEKDKKEANLLMNTQKEINKYVKEKDDNNASVLLNAIVDNIKSIDNFSLLCQTVVKNVKNDNNSLLFANLLLHFSDKVKANDIDLEIVHKLYTMSLKSQLATVRIFVLLNLKRDLVNNLVFETQIAELRNIEKNEKVLEVLNSI
- a CDS encoding YtxH domain-containing protein, translated to MSNNTGNTIVAILVGAAIGAGVGILFAPDKGSKTREKLKDGFDDAKHNLQDKYHEVSEKLVGKAKELIGKDDIDGNYQNIVSSLSHKTEDVISFLENKLAELKLKNAKFQK
- a CDS encoding competence protein is translated as MAFDKIKKNSENIQEQAQAYFESTASYYKLWGFKVAMKSTTMILKFTLILLCFSMVLLFGSLAAALAIGTYFDSYAIGFLIVGAFYLIITFLLFLIKEKVIEGPILEKFSEIFFND
- a CDS encoding DUF6327 family protein; translation: METKKYSSYAAIDRDLEILKLEKEISYQKLVLSIQRTKDEITPENIVSGFLAPYKEAIPNQLLSIIKAVVPYIISYFINRKRGD
- a CDS encoding SPFH domain-containing protein, with translation MNITFIFIIIFGLIIFLSSFFTVKQQTSIIIERFGKFLSVRNSGLQFKIPLIDRIAGRVNLRIQQLDVLIETKTKDNVFIKMKVSVQFKVIQEHVYNAFYKLEYPHDQITAYVFDVVRAEVPKLILDDVFERKDDIAIGVKRELNEAMLTYGYDIINTLVTDIDPDIQVKNAMNRINAADREKTAAMFESEAQRIRIVAKAKAEAESKKLQGQGIADQRREIARGLVESVEVLNNVGINSQEASALIVITQHYDTLQAIGADTNSNLILLPNSPQAASDMLNSMVTSFTASNIIGEEMKKQPKRVKKTDNTAIDYNPSDTSEPTEPA
- the gltX gene encoding glutamate--tRNA ligase, producing MSKPVRVRFAPSPTGPLHIGGVRTALFNYLFAKKNGGTFYLRIEDTDQNRFVPGAEEYIMEALEWLGIAPSETVGKNEKFGPYRQSERKPLYKQYADLLIESGNAYYAFDTAEALDAHRKQHEAEGKTFIYNHHNREKLDTSLVITKEETAKRIANNEDYVIRFKTPINETLNLQDIIRGDVKFDTNLLDDKVLFKSDGMPTYHLANIVDDHLMETSHVIRGEEWLPSMPLHVMLYRAFGWDAPEFAHLPLILKPIGNGKLSKRDGDKMGFPVFPLEWKTEEGLSSGYREKGFFPETVINFLALLGWNDGTDKELFTLEELTEAFDLKRVHKSGAKFDPEKNKWFNHQYLMKKEDTVLAEEFSKIVELKNLNRYFSLIEMTKIVSLVKDRAHFVSEFWEMSDFFFIAPTSYDEKASKNWKAETPALMQELISVIEEISDFTSLNIETIVKDWMTKNEIGMGKVMQPFRLSLVGALKGPHLFDIVEVIGKQETISRLQTAITTL